One window from the genome of Actinomycetota bacterium encodes:
- a CDS encoding peptide deformylase, which translates to MVALEIRKFGDPALREKAFPIEKIDQEVKKLAKNLIDTLHNASG; encoded by the coding sequence GTGGTAGCTCTGGAAATTAGGAAATTTGGTGATCCCGCGCTACGGGAAAAGGCATTTCCCATAGAAAAAATCGATCAAGAGGTCAAAAAGTTGGCAAAGAATCTCATCGATACGTTGCACAATGCTTCTGG